The nucleotide sequence TGAGCTGATTCTCGAAGGAGCCAGGGGTGCTATCGTTGCGGGCATCACCAACCAGTCCACCGGGTATTGTCCGGAAGCCTTCTCGTGGAGTGCCGTCCAGGCGGCACTTTCCAGACTGAAGCTGACGTTTCCTGACGGCTTCACCCACGTTTTCACTTTTCGCCGCTGCGAAGCTTGCGGACAGATCAACGTCGTGAAGGACGGCGACTACACCTGCGCGGTCTGCCTTCACGCCCTTGCCGTCCAGAGAAACCTCTGAGGGCGATAGGCTGGCCTCCACGCCTCCCTGACCGCACCCCCTACAATCCCCCCGTGTCTCCTCACACGCGCGGCATTCTCCTCCTTATCCTCGTCACGGCGCTGTGGGGCAGCACCTTCGCGGTCGTCAAGGAACTCGGGGAACTGTTGCCGCCCAGCGTCCTCATCGCGTGGCGCTTCCTGATCGCGTCGGTGGCGCTGCTGCCTGCGCTGGTGCTGGCGCGGCGGCTCACCCCGGCAAGTTCGGCCCCGCCCGCCCGCCCCCTGTGGCGCGACGGCCTGATCCTGGGCGCGTGGCTGATCGCCGGGTACGGGACGCAGACCATCGCCCTGCAAACGACGAGCGCGAACCGGGCGGCCTTCTTCACGGCGCTCAGCGTGGTGCTCGTGCCCGTGTGGCTCACGGTGGCCGGGCGCCGCTCCCTGCCCCTCACCCTGTGGCTGGCGCTGCCCCTGGCGGTCGCGGGCCTCGCGCTGCTCTCCTGGGAGGGCGGGGCGCTCGTCGTGGGGGACGCCTGGGCGCTCGCCTGCGCCGTCACCTACGCGGGCTTCATCATCGCGCTCGAACGGACCGCGACCCGGCACGAGGCCCTGCGCTTCACGCTGGCGCAGCTCCTCGCCGTGACGGCGCTCGCGTGGGGCTGGGCGCTCCTGGCCGATGGGAACAGGTTGTGGCCGCCCGCCGCCGCGTGGCTCCCGCTGCTGTACCTGGGGGTGGCCGCCACCGCCCTCACCACCCTGCTCCAGACCGTCGGGCAGCGGCGGGTGAGCGCCGCCGAGGCCAGCCTGATCTATGCGCTGGAACCCGTGACCGCCGCCCTCTTCAGCTTCCTGCTCATCGGCGAGCGGGTGGGGGTGCGCGGCGCCCTCGGCGGCCTGCTCGTCGTCGGCGCGACTGTGCTCAGCCAGCGCGCGGGCGGGGAGCCCCACCCCGAGACGCCCACGCCCCAGGCCGAGGGGTAGGTCAGCCTCCGTTCACCGGGCGCTGGAACGTCCGCTCCGTGCCGTCCTCCAGAATCAGGGTGAGCAGGCTCCCCGTGACCCGGTAGCGCCGCACGTCCTCCAGCAGCCGCAGGTAGTCCGTCTCCTGCCGTTGCAGTTCGGGCGAGGGGCAGGCGCGGCGGGTCGTCGCCAGCGGGGAGAAGCGCAGCGTGTTTCCCTCCAGCGTGTAGGTACCGCGGAAGGTGTTGCACCCCGTCGTGCCCCCGACCTGACCGCCAGGTTCCAGCCGCAGGGTCGGGGGCGTGTCGCCCACGGCACCCACCAGCCGCCACTCGGCGAAGAGGCGTGAAGCGTCCAGAGCCGTGACCCGGTTGCCGAACACCAGCCGCTCCCTTCCCGTACTCAGGACGAGGAGATTGGGGCTGAAGGACAGGCCCCGCACCCTCGACAAGACGTTGAGGTAGCGGGCCTCCAGCGCGCTGACCTCGGGGGTGCAGGCGCGGCGGGTGCTCGCCAGCGGCCCCAGCCGGACGGTGTTCGCCGTGAATGCGCCCCGCCCGGTGAAGCGGTTGCAGCCCGTGCTGCCCGACACCTGGGTGCCCTCGGCGGTCGAGACCCGCGTACCCACCAGGGTCAGCGTCGGGGGGTCCGCACCCTGCGGGGTCACGGTCCCCTGCGCGTCGGTGAGGCGCAGCAGCGTCCAGGTGCCGTCCGCAAAGGGCTCGGCCCCTCCCGGCTGTGCCAGCGCGGCCTCCGACGCGGCGAGGGCCAGGATCAACCAGCGTCTTTTCATAGGTCCTCCCAACCTCCTTACGGCCAAGCTCCCGCCCAGCTTAAAAGAGAGAGGGCCCCTTGGGTACGTCGGCTGCCAGTGTCGCCGGGAACCGGGGGAGGCGAGGGCCGTGCCCCTCAGCGCCCGCCGCGCGCCTGATCCGGCACGAGGAGGGTGCGCAGGGCCGGACCCGCGTGCCAGACGTTCATCAGGCCGTCTTTGAGGGTGGAGCCCCGCACCGCCTCGTACAGGGCGGGCGGGAGGGTGGTCGCCGGATACACGCCCTCGCGCCCCTGCGGGCCCACGCGCACCTCCAGGGGAAAGCCCAGCGCCAGCGCCGCCACGAGCACCCCGCCGAGCGCGGCGCCCCCCAGCGCCCCGGCAAAGGGGTGCCAGGGGCGGGCGGCACCCTCCGAGACCAGCCGCCGGGCCGCGAGCGCCACCCCCACCCCCAGCCCCAGCGCGAGGAGGGCGGCCACCACGGCGCCCCGCCCCAGCATGTTGGCGAGAAAGCACGCGGCCACGCCGCCCAGCCCCCAGACCAGGCCCGCCAGGCCGCGCCGCGCCCCGAGCGCCGTCATCGCCGCCCAGAGGGTCACGAGCAGGGCGTCGAACCAGGTGATCACGGGGGGCAGTGTAGCGGGTGCGGCCTTACAAAACTTTTCCCCTCGGGCACCGGGGGCGGCGGATGGTGGGGGAAGGTGCCGTCTTGCCCTGGCCGAGGTCTAGACTGCGTTCATGATCCGGGTGCTGCTCGTCGACGACCACGCGCTGTTCCGGCAGGGCCTGCGCAGCCTGCTGGAGTCCGAGGGAATGCGCGTCATCGGGGAGGCCGCCAACGGGCGCGAGGCGATCCGCTACGCCGCCGACACCCACCCCGACGTGATCCTGATGGACATCCAGATGCCCGAACTCGACGGGGTGAAGGCCACCCAGAGCATCCTGGAGATCGACCCGGGGGCCCGGGTCATCATGATCACCATGTACCGTCAGGACCGCTACGTCTTCGAGGCGGTCAAGGCGGGCGCGCGCGGCTACGTCCTCAAGGACGCCGACGCCGCCACCCTGCTCGACGCGATCCGCCGGGTGGCCGCAGGTGAGGCCCTCCTCGACGCCGACATGGCGCAAAATGTCCTCGACGACTTCCGCGACAAGCGCGAGGAACTCCCCAGCGAGAAGCACGCCGACCTCAACGAGCGCGAGACGATGATCCTCAAGCTCCTCGCCCAGGGCTTTTCTAACCAGGACATCGCCCTCAGGCTCGATATCTCCGAGAAGACGGTGCGCAACCGCCTCTCCGAAATCTTCACCAAGCTGCAACTCAACAACCGCACCCAGGCCGCCCTCTACGCCATCCGCGAGGGCATCGCCAACCTGGAGTAGCAACCGAGATTCACCCTTCATGCCCAGACCCAGACCCTCGAAGTCACAGCTCACCCCACGCCCCGCTCCCGCCGCCTCGCCCGTCACCTTCCGGGCGGGGTGCGCGCGGGAGTGGGTCGTCACGACCTCCGAACCCGACCTCGCCTACACCGAGCAGGCCTTCCCCGAGTGCCCGGCGTGCCCGCACCGGGTCGAGCCGGAGGGCACCCCGCCGTTCTGTACCCTGCGCCCGGCGGGAACCGCCCACCCCTTCGCTGCCCTCGCGGGTCTGGACCTCCCGGAGTGACGTTCGACCTCCGGGCCGAGCTGCGGTCGCGCGGGTTCGGGGGAGAGGTGGGGCTCGTCGTCAGCGACCTCGCCGGGCGCGAGCTGTACGTGCTGAATCCTGATCGAGTGTTCCCCGCCGCGAGCACGATCAAGGTGCCCCTTCTTGTGCAGGCGCTCGGGGAGGCGCAGTCGGGTCGCCTCGACCTGCGGGAGCGCGTGACGGTGGAGGCCGGGGACCGGGTGCCCGGCTCGGGCGTGCTGCACGAACTCGGCCCGGGGCTGAATCCCACCTGGGAGGACGTGCTCACCTTGATGATCGTGGTGAGCGACAACACCGCGACGAACCTCGTGATCGGGCGGCTGGGAGTGGAGGAGGTGGGCGCGTGGCTCGCGGAGCAGGGGCTCTCGGGCACCCGTCTCGTCGGCCAGCTCCAGCTTCCCCCCGAGCGGCGGAACGAGGCCCAGCGCCGGGGCGAACGCAACCGCACGACCGCCCGCGATCAGGTGACGGTGCTGGGAGGGCTCGCACGCGGCGAATTGCTCGACCCCTTCCACACCGACCTCGCCCTTTCCATCCTGTCGCGCCAGCAGTTCCGGGACATCCTCGCCCGGCACGTGCCGCGCGGCGAGGACGGCGAGCCGCTCTACCGGGTGGCGAGCAAGAGCGGCGAACTCACCGGGGTGAGGCACGACGTGGGGGTGCTGTTCACGCCGCGCCCGCTGGTGGTCGCCTTGCTCTCGGAGGGGGGAGACGACCCCCGCGAGCACCCCGACAACCGCGACACGGCTGTGCTCGCGGGCACACTCTGGCCGCTGCTGGGGGCGCTGGGCGGTGTCTTCCGCCCTCCCAGCGGGGACATTTAACCGCTCGGTCAGGCGCATGATGACGGTGCAGGAGTCTGCCGCTTTTTGCCGTACAGCACGTCTTGGCGCAGCCTGAGCGCGTGCTATGCTGGGCGCGACTTCAGCCGCTGTCGGTCCCGGGGCAGGCCCCACAGGAGCAAGCATCTCAGGAGCACGCACTTTACGCGCGAGGAGAAGGAACGTGGAGAGAAACGACGCTGTCATGCCCTGGGTCGCCATCGTGTGCGCGGCGATCATGTGGATCATCTTGCTGTTCTTGTTCAACAAGGAAACGGCGCCCGAGCCGGTGGTGGTGGACCCCGAGGTGGTCGCCAGCATCAACCAGGACTGGCGGACCATCGGCCAGCAGGTGTATGTCTCGGCGGGCTGTGTGGGCTGCCACGGGGCCCAGGGTCAGGGCGGCGCCGGGCCGCGGCTGGCGGGCGACGAGAAGATTGTCAAGGACCCGGTGTACGTCCACACCATCGTCACGCAGGGCAAGGGGCAGATGCCCGCCTTCCCGCAGCTTTCCGAGCGCGAGGTGTTCGCGGTCGCCAACTACGTGCTGCACTCTTTCGGCAACAACATCGAGGAGCCCCTGACCCCCGCCCTCGTCGCCGAGGGTCAGACCCGGATCGACCCGGCGGTCCTGAAAAACCGCAGCCGCTTCGTGCCGGAAGACATCAAGCTGCCGGAAATCTTCCTGGCGACTTTCGTGATGGTGCTGCTGACCTACGGATTGATCGGGCTTT is from Deinococcus planocerae and encodes:
- a CDS encoding DMT family transporter, which codes for MSPHTRGILLLILVTALWGSTFAVVKELGELLPPSVLIAWRFLIASVALLPALVLARRLTPASSAPPARPLWRDGLILGAWLIAGYGTQTIALQTTSANRAAFFTALSVVLVPVWLTVAGRRSLPLTLWLALPLAVAGLALLSWEGGALVVGDAWALACAVTYAGFIIALERTATRHEALRFTLAQLLAVTALAWGWALLADGNRLWPPAAAWLPLLYLGVAATALTTLLQTVGQRRVSAAEASLIYALEPVTAALFSFLLIGERVGVRGALGGLLVVGATVLSQRAGGEPHPETPTPQAEG
- a CDS encoding META domain-containing protein, with protein sequence MKRRWLILALAASEAALAQPGGAEPFADGTWTLLRLTDAQGTVTPQGADPPTLTLVGTRVSTAEGTQVSGSTGCNRFTGRGAFTANTVRLGPLASTRRACTPEVSALEARYLNVLSRVRGLSFSPNLLVLSTGRERLVFGNRVTALDASRLFAEWRLVGAVGDTPPTLRLEPGGQVGGTTGCNTFRGTYTLEGNTLRFSPLATTRRACPSPELQRQETDYLRLLEDVRRYRVTGSLLTLILEDGTERTFQRPVNGG
- a CDS encoding response regulator transcription factor; this translates as MIRVLLVDDHALFRQGLRSLLESEGMRVIGEAANGREAIRYAADTHPDVILMDIQMPELDGVKATQSILEIDPGARVIMITMYRQDRYVFEAVKAGARGYVLKDADAATLLDAIRRVAAGEALLDADMAQNVLDDFRDKREELPSEKHADLNERETMILKLLAQGFSNQDIALRLDISEKTVRNRLSEIFTKLQLNNRTQAALYAIREGIANLE
- a CDS encoding serine hydrolase; its protein translation is MTFDLRAELRSRGFGGEVGLVVSDLAGRELYVLNPDRVFPAASTIKVPLLVQALGEAQSGRLDLRERVTVEAGDRVPGSGVLHELGPGLNPTWEDVLTLMIVVSDNTATNLVIGRLGVEEVGAWLAEQGLSGTRLVGQLQLPPERRNEAQRRGERNRTTARDQVTVLGGLARGELLDPFHTDLALSILSRQQFRDILARHVPRGEDGEPLYRVASKSGELTGVRHDVGVLFTPRPLVVALLSEGGDDPREHPDNRDTAVLAGTLWPLLGALGGVFRPPSGDI
- a CDS encoding c-type cytochrome, with the protein product MERNDAVMPWVAIVCAAIMWIILLFLFNKETAPEPVVVDPEVVASINQDWRTIGQQVYVSAGCVGCHGAQGQGGAGPRLAGDEKIVKDPVYVHTIVTQGKGQMPAFPQLSEREVFAVANYVLHSFGNNIEEPLTPALVAEGQTRIDPAVLKNRSRFVPEDIKLPEIFLATFVMVLLTYGLIGLYSVWTEGQELHPGIHKVRSNPVAMLAMVVTLGLTLLFSVLFVRQMVADYAAWANQEQVNVAMEGFYASMILLTIAVAIGLYKKFFMDGEVLVEDASGEFPW